A stretch of Paenibacillus mucilaginosus 3016 DNA encodes these proteins:
- a CDS encoding TrkH family potassium uptake protein, producing MKPAAKKFELKPPQILVLGFAAIILIGSILLSLPVASASGQPTPFLDALFTATSATCVTGLVVVDTGTHWSVFGQIVIILLIQVGGLGFMTMATLFAFVLKKRISLKERLILQEAMNQGSMEGIVRLIRKVIRYSLTIEAIAAVIFSIRWSFDLGVSRGIYYGIFHAISFFNNAGFDLFGSVTGKFSSLTAYADDWVINLVSMMLIILGGLGFVVISDLIEFKTVKKLSLHSKVVLSATGILIGVGTIVIFVFELTNMKTLGPLSWSGKFLASLFQSVSPRTAGANSVDIAGLRQATQFFIIILMFIGASPGSTGGGIKTTTFTTLVGAIVAMIRGKEDIVLFHYRLGKDRILKAITLTMIALFLVIFVTMLLSTTEDHSFLMILFEVTSAFGTVGLSMGLTPDLTEFGKVMIALTMFAGRLGPLTLAYALGPKAEKELYRYPEGKITIG from the coding sequence TTGAAGCCAGCCGCCAAGAAATTCGAGCTGAAGCCGCCGCAAATTCTGGTACTCGGATTCGCAGCCATCATTCTGATCGGCTCTATTCTCCTGTCGCTGCCTGTGGCCTCAGCCAGCGGTCAGCCGACGCCGTTCCTCGATGCGCTGTTTACCGCGACCTCAGCTACCTGTGTAACGGGGCTGGTCGTAGTCGATACGGGTACCCATTGGTCCGTTTTCGGGCAAATCGTCATCATTCTGCTGATCCAGGTCGGTGGACTGGGCTTCATGACCATGGCGACGCTCTTCGCCTTTGTGCTGAAGAAGCGGATCTCGCTGAAGGAGCGGCTGATTCTTCAGGAGGCCATGAATCAGGGCTCGATGGAAGGGATCGTCCGGCTGATCCGCAAGGTGATCCGGTATTCGCTTACGATCGAGGCGATCGCCGCTGTCATTTTCTCGATCCGCTGGTCCTTTGACTTGGGGGTGTCACGGGGGATCTATTATGGGATTTTTCATGCGATTTCCTTCTTTAATAATGCAGGCTTCGATCTGTTCGGATCGGTGACGGGCAAATTCAGTTCCCTCACAGCCTATGCGGACGACTGGGTGATTAACCTGGTTTCGATGATGTTAATTATTCTTGGGGGTCTCGGGTTTGTCGTGATCTCCGATTTGATTGAATTCAAGACAGTGAAGAAGCTGTCTCTGCACTCTAAGGTCGTGCTGAGCGCTACCGGTATACTGATCGGCGTAGGCACGATTGTCATCTTCGTGTTCGAACTGACGAACATGAAGACGCTGGGCCCGCTGAGCTGGTCCGGCAAGTTCCTCGCCTCCCTGTTCCAATCAGTGTCTCCGAGGACGGCGGGAGCCAATTCGGTCGATATCGCGGGGCTGCGGCAGGCGACGCAGTTTTTCATCATCATCCTGATGTTCATCGGCGCTTCGCCGGGGTCCACCGGAGGCGGGATCAAAACGACTACCTTCACCACCCTGGTGGGAGCCATTGTCGCGATGATCCGCGGCAAGGAGGACATTGTGCTCTTCCATTACAGGCTCGGCAAGGACCGCATTCTCAAAGCCATCACGCTCACGATGATCGCGCTGTTCCTGGTGATCTTCGTAACGATGCTTCTCAGCACCACCGAGGATCATTCTTTCCTCATGATCTTGTTTGAAGTGACTTCCGCCTTCGGTACGGTGGGTCTCTCGATGGGGCTGACGCCGGATCTGACGGAGTTCGGCAAAGTGATGATCGCCCTGACGATGTTCGCCGGACGTCTCGGCCCGCTGACCCTTGCATATGCGCTCGGACCTAAGGCTGAGAAGGAGCTGTACCGTTACCCGGAAGGTAAAATTACGATTGGATAG
- a CDS encoding potassium channel family protein: MKRSQYAVIGLGRFGSSVAMELMKLGYEVLGIDKDEESVEEMADKLTHVVVADATDEEVLRSLGIRNFDCVVVSIGDDIQSSILTAILLKDIGVGNVVAKALSELHGKVLSKIGVDRVIYPERDMGIRVAHQLVSPNLLDYIELSKEYTIAELAVPRCLSGRSLKELDTRARYGCSVVAINKKDGVIIAPTATDTVEEKDIMVIIGTNQQIETFENAVIR; this comes from the coding sequence ATGAAACGCAGCCAATACGCTGTCATCGGACTGGGCCGCTTCGGCTCCTCCGTAGCAATGGAACTCATGAAGCTTGGCTATGAGGTGCTCGGCATCGATAAGGATGAGGAGTCTGTCGAGGAGATGGCTGACAAGCTGACCCATGTCGTCGTAGCCGACGCTACCGATGAAGAGGTGCTCCGGTCGCTGGGGATCCGCAACTTCGATTGTGTCGTCGTGTCGATCGGGGATGACATCCAGTCAAGCATTCTCACGGCCATTCTGCTAAAGGATATCGGTGTGGGCAATGTCGTGGCCAAGGCGCTATCGGAGCTCCATGGCAAAGTATTGAGCAAGATTGGTGTGGACCGGGTCATCTATCCGGAACGCGATATGGGCATCCGGGTGGCGCACCAGCTCGTCTCGCCGAATCTGCTCGATTATATCGAGCTTTCGAAGGAGTATACCATTGCCGAGCTGGCGGTGCCGCGATGTCTGTCCGGCCGCTCGCTGAAAGAGCTCGATACGCGGGCGCGTTATGGCTGCAGTGTGGTGGCGATTAACAAGAAGGACGGCGTGATCATCGCGCCGACGGCAACGGATACGGTGGAAGAGAAGGATATTATGGTCATCATCGGAACGAACCAGCAGATCGAGACCTTCGAGAATGCGGTCATCCGTTAA
- a CDS encoding cation:proton antiporter, whose protein sequence is MEQGVSLEHVLYLLVIILLTGMLVGRLSGLLKLPDVALFLIAGIVLGPLLHWIHEPSSSFTNQFILTVGSTLILFDGGRNIRLAGLKKVWLTLTLLSIPGVLITCAIVAAASHWLLHLPWMYALLLGAIISSTDPATLIPVFKQVRVRTKVRETVESESAFNDATGSILTFTLLGALTGGGAISLGDSVKEFLITALGGIGAGVLIGLALAFLTVHRKFGFLRDYAGIVMLVTAAGAYLAGDLLHVSGFMATFTAGLIWGNAELFGLDFADRKQELHHVAENLTVLLRMLIFVLLGSQVDFGVIGEYLVPSLGVIAIFMLIARPMTVLLCALPDTRAKWERNELLFMFWVRETGVIPAALSGMVVGMGIAHADIIASVTFLAVLVTILLQAGTTAYAARRLGLEEKAEP, encoded by the coding sequence ATGGAACAAGGCGTTTCATTGGAACACGTGCTGTACCTGCTCGTCATCATCCTGCTGACCGGCATGCTGGTGGGACGTCTCTCCGGTCTGCTGAAGCTCCCGGACGTGGCTCTGTTCCTGATTGCCGGAATTGTGCTGGGTCCGCTGCTGCACTGGATTCATGAGCCGAGCAGTTCCTTCACGAACCAGTTCATCCTGACCGTGGGATCTACCTTGATCCTCTTCGACGGAGGACGGAATATCCGTCTTGCCGGCCTGAAGAAGGTATGGCTCACGCTCACGCTGCTTAGTATCCCGGGAGTTCTGATTACCTGCGCGATTGTCGCGGCCGCTTCACACTGGCTGCTTCATCTGCCGTGGATGTATGCGCTGCTGCTGGGCGCGATCATTTCGTCGACCGATCCGGCGACGCTGATTCCGGTATTCAAGCAGGTAAGGGTTCGGACGAAGGTCAGGGAGACGGTCGAGAGCGAATCCGCCTTCAACGATGCGACAGGATCGATTCTCACGTTCACTCTGCTTGGTGCTCTGACCGGAGGGGGAGCGATCTCCCTTGGCGATTCGGTGAAGGAGTTTTTGATCACCGCTCTCGGCGGGATCGGCGCCGGTGTCTTGATCGGTCTCGCGCTTGCCTTCTTGACGGTGCACCGAAAGTTTGGGTTCCTCCGGGACTATGCGGGAATCGTTATGCTTGTAACGGCTGCAGGCGCATATCTCGCAGGGGATCTGCTCCATGTGAGCGGTTTTATGGCGACATTCACGGCTGGACTGATCTGGGGGAATGCCGAGCTGTTCGGGCTGGATTTCGCCGATCGGAAGCAGGAACTGCATCATGTGGCGGAGAACCTTACGGTGCTCCTTCGGATGCTGATCTTTGTCCTCCTTGGAAGCCAGGTCGACTTTGGGGTGATCGGGGAGTATCTCGTGCCGAGTCTTGGCGTGATCGCCATCTTCATGCTGATCGCAAGGCCGATGACCGTGCTCTTATGTGCTCTTCCGGACACGCGTGCGAAATGGGAGCGCAATGAACTGCTCTTCATGTTCTGGGTGCGCGAGACCGGCGTCATCCCGGCGGCCTTGTCCGGCATGGTGGTGGGGATGGGCATCGCCCACGCGGACATCATCGCGTCGGTGACCTTCCTCGCCGTGCTTGTCACGATCCTGCTGCAGGCCGGGACGACCGCCTATGCGGCCAGGCGGCTGGGTCTCGAAGAGAAGGCGGAGCCTTAG
- a CDS encoding LysR family transcriptional regulator, translating into MEHLIEFAAVVEQQSLNKASLLLNISQPALSRKIMRLEEELGVALFKRKGKRLELTRAGEICYEYAIEQKRLERKLRQALQAYSTDSKPASIIIGASLTTLQSTLPELITIYTQAYPHTDIKAVTGKTHEIVPLVKEKKVDIGLVASQMSDPALTCVPLFDDHLCLVLPEVHPLQDKEEVDIRDLHELPMILFSRGTWYRVLMDEMFHRYEVHPDVKMEIDSFEAIIRLVSTCKAATLLPESYLRHNWLADNEVTVRYIPELEQTKRTTSLLFIEEAVLEPSIRRFIDHAVHHFRSEGGSSSS; encoded by the coding sequence ATGGAACATCTTATCGAATTCGCGGCCGTCGTCGAGCAGCAGAGCCTGAACAAAGCCTCCCTGCTCCTGAACATCTCGCAGCCCGCCCTCTCCCGCAAAATCATGCGGCTCGAAGAAGAGCTCGGGGTTGCGCTCTTCAAACGCAAGGGCAAACGGCTGGAGCTCACCCGGGCCGGCGAGATCTGCTACGAGTATGCGATCGAGCAGAAGCGCCTTGAGCGCAAGCTCCGCCAGGCCCTGCAGGCTTATTCCACCGACAGCAAGCCCGCCAGCATTATTATCGGCGCCTCGCTCACGACGCTGCAGTCCACCCTGCCGGAGCTCATCACGATCTATACGCAGGCTTACCCGCATACGGATATCAAAGCCGTGACCGGCAAGACGCATGAGATCGTCCCGCTCGTCAAGGAGAAGAAGGTCGACATCGGACTGGTCGCCTCCCAAATGTCGGATCCCGCGCTGACCTGTGTGCCGCTGTTCGACGACCATCTCTGCCTCGTCCTGCCCGAGGTCCATCCGCTGCAGGACAAGGAGGAGGTCGACATCCGCGACCTCCACGAACTGCCGATGATCCTCTTCTCCCGCGGCACGTGGTACCGCGTGCTCATGGACGAGATGTTCCACCGGTACGAGGTGCATCCCGACGTCAAGATGGAGATCGACTCCTTCGAGGCCATCATCCGGCTGGTCTCCACCTGTAAGGCGGCCACGCTTCTGCCCGAATCCTACCTGCGGCACAACTGGCTGGCGGACAACGAGGTCACCGTGAGATACATCCCCGAGCTGGAACAAACGAAAAGAACGACTTCCCTGCTCTTCATAGAGGAAGCCGTTCTGGAGCCGTCCATCCGCCGTTTCATCGACCATGCGGTGCATCATTTCCGCTCCGAGGGCGGAAGTTCCTCCAGCTGA
- a CDS encoding succinate dehydrogenase cytochrome b558 subunit yields the protein MFKNSYYSRKLHSLLGVIPVGFFLIEHLLTNYSAFKGGHEGFLEHVEWLHGLPLVLVLEIFGIWIPLAYHAIYGLYVAYTARNNVNNYGYFRNQMFFLQRVTGVITFIFVAFHFFQTRFQITLGNVAQEAIGVQMHHIATDTVNFVFYCIGIVAAVFHFSNGMWSFLVSWGVTVGPRAQRVSTYVWMGVFVIMSIMFILSLTAFTDPQFQQVPQTATH from the coding sequence ATGTTTAAAAACTCGTATTATTCTCGAAAGCTGCATTCATTGTTGGGTGTTATCCCGGTCGGTTTCTTCCTGATCGAGCACCTGCTGACGAATTACTCAGCGTTCAAGGGCGGGCACGAGGGATTCCTGGAGCACGTCGAATGGCTTCACGGTCTTCCGCTCGTGCTTGTGCTTGAGATCTTCGGGATCTGGATTCCACTGGCCTACCACGCCATCTACGGATTGTATGTGGCTTACACCGCCCGCAACAACGTGAATAACTACGGTTACTTCCGTAACCAGATGTTCTTCCTGCAGCGCGTAACCGGTGTCATTACCTTCATCTTCGTGGCGTTCCACTTCTTCCAGACGCGGTTCCAGATTACACTCGGGAATGTGGCGCAGGAAGCGATCGGCGTGCAGATGCATCACATTGCTACCGACACCGTCAACTTCGTATTCTACTGTATCGGCATCGTTGCTGCCGTGTTCCACTTCAGCAACGGGATGTGGTCGTTCCTCGTCAGCTGGGGCGTTACGGTAGGTCCTCGGGCACAGCGCGTCTCCACTTACGTGTGGATGGGTGTGTTCGTAATCATGTCTATTATGTTCATTCTGTCTCTGACGGCCTTCACGGATCCGCAGTTCCAGCAAGTGCCGCAGACGGCAACGCATTAA
- the sdhA gene encoding succinate dehydrogenase flavoprotein subunit, protein MANSKIIVVGGGLAGLMATIKAAEAGVHVDLFSLVPVKRSHSVCAQGGINGAVNTKGEGDSPWEHFDDTVYGGDFLANQPPVKAMCEAAPGIIHLMDRMGVMFNRTPEGLLDFRRFGGTKHHRTAFAGATTGQQLLYALDEQVRRWETAGLVKKYEHWEFLGAVLDDDGVCRGIAGQDLRSMEVNTFKADAVILATGGPGIIFGKTTNSVINTGTAASAVYQQGVHYANGEFIQIHPTAIPGDDKLRLMSESARGEGGRVWTYKDGKPWYFLEEKYPAYGNLVPRDIATREIFAVCVDMKLGVNGENMVYLDLSHKDPKELDVKLGGIIEIYEKFMGDDPRKIPMKIFPAVHYSMGGMWVDYNQMTNIPGLFACGECEYQYHGANRLGANSLLSAIFGGMVTGPKAIEYIRGLDKSADDISSSVFDRYGKLHTDKYEGILNMDGKENAYVLGKELGEWMTDNMTVVRYNKKLEQTIDKINELKQRYKNININDSARYNNPGVAYTRQLWNMLELAHAMTLGALLRNESRGAHYKPEFPERNDEQFLKTTKAAWTAEGPQISYEEVDVSLIAPRKRDYTTDKKKGGH, encoded by the coding sequence ATGGCGAATTCTAAAATTATCGTAGTCGGTGGAGGCCTGGCAGGCTTGATGGCGACCATCAAAGCAGCAGAGGCCGGCGTTCACGTCGACCTGTTCTCCTTGGTACCGGTTAAACGTTCTCACTCCGTCTGTGCTCAGGGCGGCATCAACGGTGCCGTCAACACCAAAGGGGAAGGCGACTCGCCTTGGGAGCACTTCGACGATACTGTATACGGGGGCGACTTCCTTGCGAACCAGCCGCCGGTTAAAGCCATGTGCGAAGCCGCACCGGGCATCATCCATCTTATGGACCGGATGGGCGTTATGTTCAACCGTACGCCGGAAGGTCTCCTGGATTTCCGCCGTTTCGGGGGCACGAAGCACCACCGTACCGCGTTCGCAGGCGCAACCACCGGCCAGCAGCTGCTGTACGCGCTCGATGAGCAGGTACGCCGCTGGGAGACCGCGGGTCTCGTCAAGAAGTACGAGCACTGGGAGTTCCTCGGCGCGGTTCTCGATGACGACGGCGTATGCCGCGGGATCGCAGGGCAGGATCTGCGAAGCATGGAAGTCAATACCTTCAAGGCCGATGCGGTCATCCTGGCTACCGGGGGCCCCGGCATCATTTTCGGCAAGACGACGAACTCCGTCATCAACACCGGTACGGCAGCGAGTGCCGTGTACCAGCAGGGTGTGCACTATGCCAACGGCGAGTTCATCCAGATTCACCCTACGGCGATCCCGGGCGACGACAAGCTGCGCCTGATGTCCGAATCCGCACGGGGCGAAGGCGGCCGCGTATGGACGTACAAGGACGGCAAGCCGTGGTACTTCCTGGAAGAGAAATATCCGGCGTACGGCAACCTCGTACCGCGTGATATTGCAACACGTGAGATTTTTGCGGTCTGCGTAGACATGAAGCTCGGCGTCAACGGCGAGAACATGGTTTACCTCGACCTGTCGCATAAGGATCCGAAGGAGCTCGACGTGAAGCTCGGCGGGATCATTGAGATCTACGAGAAGTTCATGGGCGACGACCCGCGCAAGATTCCGATGAAGATTTTCCCTGCGGTACACTATTCGATGGGCGGCATGTGGGTCGACTACAACCAGATGACGAACATCCCGGGCCTCTTCGCCTGCGGCGAGTGCGAATACCAGTACCACGGTGCGAACCGTCTCGGTGCGAACTCCCTGCTGTCCGCGATCTTCGGCGGAATGGTTACCGGTCCGAAAGCGATCGAGTACATCCGTGGACTCGACAAGTCGGCCGATGACATCTCCTCCTCCGTATTCGACCGTTACGGCAAGCTGCACACGGACAAGTACGAAGGCATCCTGAATATGGACGGCAAAGAGAATGCATACGTGCTCGGTAAAGAGCTCGGCGAATGGATGACCGATAACATGACGGTTGTTCGTTATAACAAGAAGCTCGAGCAGACGATCGACAAGATCAACGAGCTCAAGCAGCGCTACAAGAACATCAATATCAACGACTCCGCGCGCTACAACAACCCTGGTGTGGCGTACACCCGCCAGCTGTGGAACATGCTCGAGCTCGCGCATGCGATGACGCTCGGCGCCCTGCTGCGGAACGAAAGCCGCGGAGCCCACTACAAGCCGGAGTTCCCTGAGCGCAACGACGAGCAGTTCCTGAAGACGACCAAGGCGGCATGGACGGCCGAAGGCCCGCAAATTTCGTACGAAGAAGTCGACGTGTCTCTCATTGCACCGCGTAAGCGTGACTATACGACCGATAAGAAGAAGGGAGGTCATTAA
- the sdhB gene encoding succinate dehydrogenase iron-sulfur subunit, protein MAEATATASRKVKFIVTRQDSADGKSYTEEFEVPYRPNMNVISALMEIQRNPVNASGKTTTPVCWESNCLEEVCGACSMVINGKPRQACSALVDKLEQPIRIAPMSTFPVVRDLVINRERMFSALKKVKAWIPIDGTYDLGPGPRMAEAKRQWAYELSKCMTCGVCLESCPNVNDKTDFIGPAAVSQVRLFNAHPTGEMNAHERLEALMEDGGIEGCGNSQNCVRSCPKGIPLTTSIAAMNLDTTKHLFKKWLGM, encoded by the coding sequence ATGGCCGAAGCAACCGCAACTGCAAGCAGGAAGGTTAAATTCATCGTCACCCGCCAGGATTCCGCGGACGGCAAGTCCTACACCGAGGAATTCGAAGTGCCTTACCGCCCCAACATGAACGTCATCTCGGCGCTGATGGAAATTCAGCGTAATCCGGTGAACGCTTCGGGCAAAACAACGACGCCGGTATGCTGGGAATCGAACTGCCTTGAGGAAGTATGCGGCGCCTGCTCCATGGTTATTAACGGCAAGCCGCGCCAGGCGTGCTCCGCGCTCGTCGACAAGCTCGAGCAGCCGATCCGCATTGCTCCGATGTCCACGTTCCCTGTCGTGCGTGACCTTGTCATCAACCGGGAGCGTATGTTCTCCGCGCTGAAGAAGGTCAAAGCATGGATCCCGATCGACGGTACGTACGATCTCGGTCCGGGGCCGCGTATGGCGGAAGCGAAGCGCCAATGGGCTTACGAGCTGTCGAAGTGCATGACCTGCGGTGTCTGCCTGGAGTCCTGTCCGAATGTCAACGACAAGACGGACTTCATCGGACCTGCGGCCGTATCGCAGGTGCGTCTGTTCAACGCTCACCCGACAGGGGAGATGAACGCGCACGAGCGTCTCGAGGCGCTGATGGAAGACGGCGGGATCGAGGGCTGCGGCAACTCGCAGAACTGCGTGCGTTCCTGCCCGAAGGGCATTCCGCTGACGACCTCCATCGCAGCGATGAACCTCGATACGACGAAGCATCTGTTCAAGAAATGGCTCGGCATGTAA
- a CDS encoding LacI family DNA-binding transcriptional regulator has translation MSRKRQITIVDLAEAAGVSIATVSNVLNRRNVPMSEETIRKVEEAAEQLGYRRNVMAASLSRRKSYELGMLVPGFGGYYGRFAEEMQRMAHLHGYHLSVFSAAGFDPEIEKRHLDVLLQRRVDGLFCHGLAMSQDATRQIVRDGTPLVLFNGWGWPGDIAIGAVNLDFAGGVEAAVLHLYESGCRRIYYLSRPEAHAVDAQRRLGFQAGLARLPEQVESGILETQRYPGSVEEAVDGIGKLGAGEGPVGMIGFDDFTAFTFMSAVQSQGLRVPQDYKIIGINNDPLSALCYPGLSTLDIPYNDQAKLAMELMLQKLGGKEAEGEEGQPPQAEEKNDAADTPEIRIPLQLMARLSTQP, from the coding sequence ATGAGCAGAAAACGCCAGATTACTATCGTAGACCTTGCCGAAGCGGCTGGCGTTTCGATCGCAACGGTCTCGAATGTGCTCAACCGCCGGAATGTCCCGATGTCCGAGGAGACGATCCGCAAGGTAGAGGAAGCCGCAGAGCAGCTCGGCTACCGCCGCAACGTCATGGCGGCCAGTCTCAGCCGGCGCAAGTCCTACGAGCTCGGCATGCTGGTGCCCGGTTTCGGCGGCTATTACGGCCGTTTCGCCGAGGAGATGCAGCGCATGGCCCACCTGCACGGCTACCACTTGTCCGTGTTCTCGGCTGCCGGGTTCGACCCGGAGATCGAGAAGCGGCATCTCGACGTGCTGCTGCAGCGCCGGGTCGACGGCCTCTTCTGCCACGGCCTTGCCATGTCACAGGACGCGACACGGCAGATTGTCCGCGACGGGACACCGCTCGTGCTGTTCAACGGCTGGGGCTGGCCGGGCGATATCGCCATCGGGGCCGTCAATCTCGACTTTGCCGGCGGCGTGGAGGCGGCTGTGCTGCATCTCTATGAGAGCGGCTGCCGGCGGATTTATTACCTCAGCCGGCCGGAAGCGCACGCGGTGGACGCGCAGCGCCGGCTCGGGTTCCAGGCGGGGCTCGCCCGGCTCCCGGAGCAGGTAGAGTCCGGTATTCTCGAGACGCAGCGGTACCCCGGGTCTGTTGAAGAAGCTGTGGACGGGATTGGAAAGCTCGGTGCGGGTGAGGGACCGGTCGGCATGATCGGTTTCGATGACTTCACGGCGTTCACCTTCATGTCGGCCGTCCAGAGCCAGGGACTCCGGGTGCCGCAGGATTACAAGATCATCGGCATCAACAATGATCCGCTGTCTGCGCTCTGCTATCCGGGACTGTCGACGCTGGACATTCCTTACAACGATCAGGCGAAGCTTGCGATGGAGCTCATGCTTCAGAAGCTCGGCGGCAAAGAAGCGGAAGGGGAAGAAGGTCAGCCGCCTCAGGCGGAGGAGAAGAACGACGCTGCCGATACCCCGGAGATCCGTATTCCGCTGCAGCTCATGGCCCGCTTGTCCACCCAGCCTTAG
- a CDS encoding glycoside hydrolase family 88 protein: MTLWQQAIEDAVGKTRENINRFGDKFPHVGAGDKYILNDNTDWTEGFWSGMLWLCYEYSGDAAFRQAAGRTVDSFRRRLDQNRVLDHHDIGFLYSLSAKAQWLIEGDEEARKLTLEAADVLMRRWRPQGGFIQAWGEEGDPHNGGRIIIDCMMNLPLLYWAYGQTGEEKYRNVAVIHADKSRRFLVRGDDSSYHTFYFDPQNGDSIRGGTAQGYRDGSTWTRGQAWGIYGFALSYRYTKNPLYLETSRRLARFFYEHLPEDSVAYWDFDAPVNGETRRDSSASAIAAAGTIELLAHLDGTHPDRAYFEAALQRSVTSLVENYSTMGRPDAEGLLLHGSYSVRENKSPDDYMSWGDYFYLETLLRLERGIPGYWYERGQD, from the coding sequence ATGACCTTGTGGCAGCAGGCCATCGAAGATGCGGTAGGGAAGACAAGAGAGAATATCAACCGGTTTGGCGACAAATTCCCTCATGTAGGCGCAGGAGACAAGTACATTCTGAACGACAATACGGACTGGACCGAGGGCTTCTGGTCCGGTATGCTCTGGCTGTGCTACGAATACTCGGGCGATGCAGCGTTCCGGCAGGCCGCAGGCCGTACGGTCGACAGCTTCCGCCGCCGGCTGGATCAGAACCGCGTGCTTGATCACCATGATATCGGCTTCCTGTACTCGCTCTCGGCCAAAGCCCAGTGGCTGATCGAGGGGGACGAAGAGGCCAGGAAGCTTACGCTGGAGGCAGCCGATGTGCTCATGCGGCGTTGGCGTCCCCAGGGCGGCTTCATCCAGGCCTGGGGAGAAGAAGGGGACCCGCACAACGGGGGCCGGATCATCATCGACTGCATGATGAATCTGCCGCTGCTGTATTGGGCTTACGGGCAGACGGGGGAAGAGAAGTACCGTAACGTCGCCGTCATCCATGCGGATAAATCCCGTCGCTTCCTCGTCCGGGGGGACGACTCATCGTATCACACGTTCTACTTCGATCCGCAGAACGGTGATTCGATCCGCGGCGGAACGGCCCAAGGCTACCGGGACGGCTCCACTTGGACGCGCGGGCAGGCCTGGGGCATCTACGGCTTTGCCTTGTCCTACCGTTACACGAAGAACCCTCTGTATCTCGAGACCTCCCGCCGGCTGGCCCGCTTCTTCTACGAGCATCTGCCCGAGGACAGCGTAGCGTACTGGGACTTCGATGCGCCGGTGAACGGAGAGACGCGGCGCGACAGCTCCGCTTCGGCCATTGCCGCAGCCGGCACCATCGAGCTGCTCGCGCATCTGGACGGTACGCATCCGGACCGCGCCTACTTCGAGGCGGCCCTGCAGCGTTCGGTCACCTCGCTCGTGGAGAACTACTCCACGATGGGCCGGCCCGACGCCGAAGGTCTGCTGCTGCACGGCTCTTACAGCGTACGCGAGAACAAGTCGCCGGACGACTATATGAGCTGGGGCGATTACTTCTATCTGGAGACGCTGCTCCGGCTGGAGCGGGGCATTCCCGGGTACTGGTACGAACGGGGACAGGACTGA